Proteins from one Plodia interpunctella isolate USDA-ARS_2022_Savannah chromosome 3, ilPloInte3.2, whole genome shotgun sequence genomic window:
- the Tpst gene encoding protein-tyrosine sulfotransferase isoform X2, with the protein MICFKHYKNIQSNLFRCVVGMVRGARWRLVAALAAGALLLWAWRSGGEDARAVGAPVAGRELPLIFIGGVPRSGTTLMRAMLDAHPDVRCGQETRVVPRILQMRQHWARSQKESVRLEQAGVSKAVLDNAIAAFCLEVIVRHGEPAPRLCNKDPLVLKMGTYVLELFPNAKFLFMVRDGRATVHSIITRKVTITGFDLTSYRQCMTKWNHAVELMYQQCRTLGPQRCLMVRYEALVLQPAATLRAVTAFLGLRWDDAVLHHEQYINKPNGVALSNVERSSDQVVRPVNLDALDKWVGQLPSDVRADMAELAPMLSVLGYDPWANPPRYADLSYPANRPHPSTDGAHKHDHPQPP; encoded by the exons AT GATCTGTTTTAAACATTACAAGAACATCCAAAGTAATC TATTTCGGTGTGTCGTCGGGATGGTGCGCGGCGCGCGCTGGCGGCTGGTGGCGGCGCTGGCGGCGGGCGCGCTGCTGCTGTGGGCGTGGCGCAGCGGCGGCGAGGACGCGCGCGCCGTCGGCGCGCCGGTTGCGGGCCGCGAGCTGCCGCTCATATTCATCGGCGGCGTTCCGCGCTCTGGCACCACGCTGATGCGCGCCATGCTGGATGCACACCCGGACGTGCGCTGCGGCCAGGAGACGCGCGTGGTACCGCGCATCCTACAGATGCGCCAGCACTGGGCCCGCTCCCAGAAGGAGAGTGTGCGGTTGGAGCAAGCGGGCGTATCTAAAGCGGTGCTGGATAACGCCATCGCCGCCTTCTGTCTCGAGGTGATCGTGCGCCACGGCGAGCCAGCGCCGAGGCTCTGCAACAAGGACCCGCTAGTGCTCAAGATGGGCACCTACGTTCTCGAGCTCTTCCCTAACGCCAAATTCCTGTTCATGGTCAGAGATGGCCGAGCCACCGTCCACTCCATTATCACAAGAAAG GTGACGATCACGGGTTTCGACCTGACGTCGTACCGGCAGTGCATGACCAAGTGGAACCACGCGGTGGAGCTGATGTATCAGCAGTGCCGCACGCTGGGCCCGCAGCGCTGCCTCATGGTGCGCTACGAGGCGCTGGTGCTGCAGCCGGCCGCCACGCTGCGCGCCGTCACCGCCTTCCTCGGCCTGCGCTGGGACGACGCCGTGCTGCACCACGAGCAGTACATCAACAAACCCAATGGCGTCGCGCTCTCCAA CGTGGAACGGTCGTCGGACCAAGTGGTGCGGCCGGTGAACTTGGACGCGCTGGACAAGTGGGTGGGCCAGCTGCCCAGCGACGTACGCGCCGACATGGCCGAGCTGGCGCCCATGCTGTCCGTGCTGGGCTACGACCCCTGGGCCAACCCGCCGCGCTATGCCGACCTCTCCTACCCCGCCAACAGGCCCCACCCCTCCACCGACGGCGCGCATAAACACGACCACCCCCAACCGCCCTAG
- the Tpst gene encoding protein-tyrosine sulfotransferase isoform X1 encodes MICFKHYKNIQSNLFRCVVGMVRGARWRLVAALAAGALLLWAWRSGGEDARAVGAPVAGRELPLIFIGGVPRSGTTLMRAMLDAHPDVRCGQETRVVPRILQMRQHWARSQKESVRLEQAGVSKAVLDNAIAAFCLEVIVRHGEPAPRLCNKDPLVLKMGTYVLELFPNAKFLFMVRDGRATVHSIITRKVTITGFDLTSYRQCMTKWNHAVELMYQQCRTLGPQRCLMVRYEALVLQPAATLRAVTAFLGLRWDDAVLHHEQYINKPNGVALSNVERSSDQVVRPVNLDALDKWVGQLPSDVRADMAELAPMLSVLGYDPWANPPRYADLSYPANRPHPSTDGAHKHDHPQPP; translated from the exons at GATCTGTTTTAAACATTACAAGAACATCCAAAGTAATC TATTTCGGTGTGTCGTCGGGATGGTGCGCGGCGCGCGCTGGCGGCTGGTGGCGGCGCTGGCGGCGGGCGCGCTGCTGCTGTGGGCGTGGCGCAGCGGCGGCGAGGACGCGCGCGCCGTCGGCGCGCCGGTTGCGGGCCGCGAGCTGCCGCTCATATTCATCGGCGGCGTTCCGCGCTCTGGCACCACGCTGATGCGCGCCATGCTGGATGCACACCCGGACGTGCGCTGCGGCCAGGAGACGCGCGTGGTACCGCGCATCCTACAGATGCGCCAGCACTGGGCCCGCTCCCAGAAGGAGAGTGTGCGGTTGGAGCAAGCGGGCGTATCTAAAGCGGTGCTGGATAACGCCATCGCCGCCTTCTGTCTCGAGGTGATCGTGCGCCACGGCGAGCCAGCGCCGAGGCTCTGCAACAAGGACCCGCTAGTGCTCAAGATGGGCACCTACGTTCTCGAGCTCTTCCCTAACGCCAAATTCCTGTTCATGGTCAGAGATGGCCGAGCCACCGTCCACTCCATTATCACAAGAAAG GTGACGATCACGGGTTTCGACCTGACGTCGTACCGGCAGTGCATGACCAAGTGGAACCACGCGGTGGAGCTGATGTATCAGCAGTGCCGCACGCTGGGCCCGCAGCGCTGCCTCATGGTGCGCTACGAGGCGCTGGTGCTGCAGCCGGCCGCCACGCTGCGCGCCGTCACCGCCTTCCTCGGCCTGCGCTGGGACGACGCCGTGCTGCACCACGAGCAGTACATCAACAAACCCAATGGCGTCGCGCTCTCCAA CGTGGAACGGTCGTCGGACCAAGTGGTGCGGCCGGTGAACTTGGACGCGCTGGACAAGTGGGTGGGCCAGCTGCCCAGCGACGTACGCGCCGACATGGCCGAGCTGGCGCCCATGCTGTCCGTGCTGGGCTACGACCCCTGGGCCAACCCGCCGCGCTATGCCGACCTCTCCTACCCCGCCAACAGGCCCCACCCCTCCACCGACGGCGCGCATAAACACGACCACCCCCAACCGCCCTAG
- the Tpst gene encoding protein-tyrosine sulfotransferase isoform X3: MVRGARWRLVAALAAGALLLWAWRSGGEDARAVGAPVAGRELPLIFIGGVPRSGTTLMRAMLDAHPDVRCGQETRVVPRILQMRQHWARSQKESVRLEQAGVSKAVLDNAIAAFCLEVIVRHGEPAPRLCNKDPLVLKMGTYVLELFPNAKFLFMVRDGRATVHSIITRKVTITGFDLTSYRQCMTKWNHAVELMYQQCRTLGPQRCLMVRYEALVLQPAATLRAVTAFLGLRWDDAVLHHEQYINKPNGVALSNVERSSDQVVRPVNLDALDKWVGQLPSDVRADMAELAPMLSVLGYDPWANPPRYADLSYPANRPHPSTDGAHKHDHPQPP; this comes from the exons ATGGTGCGCGGCGCGCGCTGGCGGCTGGTGGCGGCGCTGGCGGCGGGCGCGCTGCTGCTGTGGGCGTGGCGCAGCGGCGGCGAGGACGCGCGCGCCGTCGGCGCGCCGGTTGCGGGCCGCGAGCTGCCGCTCATATTCATCGGCGGCGTTCCGCGCTCTGGCACCACGCTGATGCGCGCCATGCTGGATGCACACCCGGACGTGCGCTGCGGCCAGGAGACGCGCGTGGTACCGCGCATCCTACAGATGCGCCAGCACTGGGCCCGCTCCCAGAAGGAGAGTGTGCGGTTGGAGCAAGCGGGCGTATCTAAAGCGGTGCTGGATAACGCCATCGCCGCCTTCTGTCTCGAGGTGATCGTGCGCCACGGCGAGCCAGCGCCGAGGCTCTGCAACAAGGACCCGCTAGTGCTCAAGATGGGCACCTACGTTCTCGAGCTCTTCCCTAACGCCAAATTCCTGTTCATGGTCAGAGATGGCCGAGCCACCGTCCACTCCATTATCACAAGAAAG GTGACGATCACGGGTTTCGACCTGACGTCGTACCGGCAGTGCATGACCAAGTGGAACCACGCGGTGGAGCTGATGTATCAGCAGTGCCGCACGCTGGGCCCGCAGCGCTGCCTCATGGTGCGCTACGAGGCGCTGGTGCTGCAGCCGGCCGCCACGCTGCGCGCCGTCACCGCCTTCCTCGGCCTGCGCTGGGACGACGCCGTGCTGCACCACGAGCAGTACATCAACAAACCCAATGGCGTCGCGCTCTCCAA CGTGGAACGGTCGTCGGACCAAGTGGTGCGGCCGGTGAACTTGGACGCGCTGGACAAGTGGGTGGGCCAGCTGCCCAGCGACGTACGCGCCGACATGGCCGAGCTGGCGCCCATGCTGTCCGTGCTGGGCTACGACCCCTGGGCCAACCCGCCGCGCTATGCCGACCTCTCCTACCCCGCCAACAGGCCCCACCCCTCCACCGACGGCGCGCATAAACACGACCACCCCCAACCGCCCTAG